Within Populus trichocarpa isolate Nisqually-1 chromosome 6, P.trichocarpa_v4.1, whole genome shotgun sequence, the genomic segment TCTCAGCCCGAAGTTATGCATTGTTAGTTTCTCCAGCAGAATGTGATAGCTTACATAATGGTTCTGGCCGTCCTTACTGCTGTTCCTTGCTCTTTGCAATGCCCAAGTGCAACAATTCTCTCACTAATGTGCTTCTCTCCTAGCGGAACTCCATCCGGAATTTCACTAACAATGTTTAGCAGTTCACAAAGGAATCTTTTGAATGAGGGTCTCTGTCCATGTCTTAAAACTAGATGAGATTCAGTATTAAATAGACCAATACTTGCAAGTGTCCCCATTATTTCGCCAAACCCTACACAAATAATCAGAAAATAAGTTCTAGAGGGACATACAAAGTTCCTTGCCCCCCTTTTTTTGAGGACACAAAGCAGAACAGGAAGCCAAGACAATGGGGTGAACTAGGAGAAGAAAACCACTTCCATTTTCAGCtatgacaaaaaaaagtatGTTGGATTTAGTTCCTCGGTTAACAAAGTCCTAGTGCTCAATctactgaaaaataatttttgcaattatattttcttagaGATCAGCTTAAATAATACATATTCGAAGGGGCCAAAGACATGTTATACCTTCATAGCGGAGCGTTCCACGAAAGATGGTGGATGCTTCATCTTCTATGCCATACAGTTTTCCATAAACTAAAGAATTGCGATTTGGAAGACATTCTAATGCAAAAGCTGGAAAATTCGGTATCCGATATCTGAATGCTGAATCATAAAGTTTCTCACCTGTAAGTTCAAACaataaagtgaaaaacaaatcagaaaagaaaaaaccttgaGAGATTAAACATTGATTCTTTTGAGTGATCATATAGCCTTCCATtcgtgtttgaaagtgtggttgtggttgcttttgaaagtgtttttccctctgaaatgtattaaaataatgttttttttttaaaaaaaaaaatgattttttctaaatgttCTTTTGAGTGATCATATAGCCttccaataatgtttttttaaaaaacaaaatagtgtttttcatacatttatgtatgaaataaaataaaattatgaatatgTGATTGTcatgtaaataaattagatACATTTTGGTGATAAAGGTCAAGTATGATTTTTTCTTGCAGACATGAGAAATATTCCATTTCTGGTctataataagaaacaaaaaagatacaTATCCTACTACTTGGATTTATAAATTTTCCTTATTCCAGGCCACTTACCATCAACATGCACAATTTCACCATGATTTTTATATGTGGCCGGATTGCGCCCAGATCGGATGGCTCCTGCAGGGCTCCAGCTGAACAACTAAAAAGGTCAGTAACTGCCGTAACCCATTTTAAGTTAGAATTACTGCAAAAGAAATCttccttcaaaattattttctataagagAACATTTAATGAATCTTCCTTCTTAATTTGCAGTCAGAAACTTTTACAATAAGCACAATTTATGCAGTGTGATAATGAACCAACAGTGCAGAGAAATAAGGAAATCAATTACACAAGAGATAAGGAGATAAAGGTGAACATTTGTCAAAGTAAAGGGAAGAACAGCTGAACAAATTCTGGATCGTCTCTAGGGTATAAAATGATCAAGAATACAACTGTCCATTCATATTTAGAGGTACTTATTCAGTGAACAATCCAATACTTAGCTGTAACAGAAAACAATGTTACCAGAGTGGGAAAGGAAACAAGAAAGAAGTTGGTGATTTAAGAGTTGCTGAAACAGCCATCTCAAAGATATCGAGTTAAAAGAACCTTTAGGCCACATAACGAGCTTAACCTATTTCTCTCATTCTCCCTTGCCTTCTGTTAATATATTAGACTTAGTTGCTTATTAGTAACCACTAGCATGAGCATCTACTTGTTTACAGgccaaatcacaagaaaatagAGAATCCTGGTTCTCTAAGCCAATGCAGTAGTGATCCAGCAAAGTCATGAAGGTACCGAAGAATATCCAAACAAATTGGAATATCAACAAAAACTTGTAAAATCGCACTTAAGACATTCTAATCCTATAGTTTAACAAGTACGTCATTGTCTATTATCTTACAAACGGGCAAGCGTACTTCAAAAGGGATCAATACAACAGCATTACAGCTCATATTAAAAAGAACTGGTCGTTTTAGTCAACAGTACCCATAAGAGTAAAACTCACTGATCAGTGTTGATTTGTGATAGAGCAGTTAATTTTCCGGATCTCCCTGATTAATTCACAATGATATGGAAACTCAATCATACTGTCCAATTGCATGGTGATGTGCAAGTCCACTTAATTTCCAATACCCAGCAAAAACATGAGAAGGAAAACCACTAGAAAAGGTAACTTTCAAGGAAGCCGGGCCACATAGCTAGGTTTTTATAGTGTAAGCAGTTTCAGGAAATACCTGAATTTATATGCTAATGGGTTATTTGCAGCTGCTGGGGATGGGAGTCCTCCACAATAAGAAGTGAAGGATTTTATTCTCCCTTTCCGAACACGTACATTGTTGATCATCTTCATTGCCATCATATGATCTGAAAACAATGTGTAATTACAGATCAAAACAAAAGCAGGTAACAGGAAATCATGTATacattttggttttcaaaaatcTGCTGGgttgttatttttagatattaacaaCCACAGATACAAAGAACAAATGAAagctttaaggaaaaaaatggctttagtttgatgaaaaaataattaaaacttataTGAGAAATCTGAATCCAAGACTATAAATCTTCATGGCTGATGTTGGAAATGGGTTCAAGTCATTAAGTTGCATGAAATGATAGtaaaatatgatgaaaaaaTATGGACAGAATGATGCTCTAAATTTCAGGAAGGTCCTTTTGAAGTCAACAAATGCATCTATACTGGATACCTCCTGATTATGACTCTACATGAAATTAATAATCTTATCATGCTAAGGATATTGTAAACTGGTAATAAGTATGTTAAGCCTTTGGatctcaaaacataaaacttcGATGTTTGGTCTTCTAGCAAAATCTAGAATGAAACCAGACCTAtgtgtttatgtatttttaaaggAAGTTGTTGATCAGCACATGTCATTCATGTGGTTATGTTTAGAAATAGAAGCTAGCCTTGAAAGGCTTAGCTGGTTGGTAAATGGGTTTGCTCCCATGCTATCATCAGGGTTTGAATCCTACAAGAGGCGGCAGAAAAAATTCTTTTGTGAATGCACTGGTCTAGGTGTGGATGGCCTCCTTATGAACTAAACAGAGGGACTTAGCCCCcctcaccccccccccccccaacccccccacaaaaaaaaaaggaagaaaaagaaaaagacatcaTGGAAGCATACATTATCAAGGAAAATGTGAGATATAGTAACAGTGTAATACATGATTTTCTTTATAATGGAAATTACCAATTCCTGGATCCAAACCCATCTCGCCAAGAATAGTAATATCAGCAGCTTTTGCCTCTTCATGTAGAAATGACATAGAATCATCAACGTAGCTTGCTGTGACAAGATGCTTTTTAAGCTGAATCAAGAGACAAGTCATGTCCTTAgctagaagaaagaaataatgtAAAGCATTGCAATATTTCTAACATATCCAATAAATGACATTGAACTTCAAGAATTTGTGGAGACAACAAAAACAACTTGTATGATGAACCTCATTTTAGTATCAGGCTTAATTTTCCATCAAAATCAATGTGAACGGACTATGATGCATAATGAATATCAATAAAGAGTACAATACCTTGATGCATGCATTAGCTATGATTACGTGGCAACTAGGGGGAAGTAAGCTGACAACAACCTCAACCTGCACAAGGGCAAGAAAAACATTGGCGATATATAAAACCATGATCCCGCACTTATCTTATCTTATCttgggaaaaaaaccatgttaggGTGAAGTTGAAGTAGATTTTCCAGATGTCATAATGCGGTGATTTCTACCATATTGCAGCCAGTTAACAAATCTCTGCCTTATTCTCCAGTTGGTAAAGTATCATTCATTATAGGTGCATGCTATTTTTTCTTAGGTTGTGAAGCCAACACTCATCTAAGTGTcattaaattgataatgataGAATTTATCATCACAACATTGTTTCTCAAGAACTAGTGCAGCCAATTTCTGAtgaatatatgatatatatCCCTTTGAATCATATTGCATAGAAAGAGGACTTTACCTGTGAAATATACTTGCAAAGACTTTCATCATCCTTCACATCAAGCTGAACTGCCGATGCATTAGGAATTCCATCTATAATCTGCACCAGACCAATTAATATTATGTCAGAACTTTCTAATGAAAAGAATAGCAAGCACACCAAGTTAAAGCTTTTGAATGCAAAAGAATAATATGCACACCAATTTATATCTGAATAAATACAACACTGACATGGATGCACAGATATAACCATCATTGTTATGGTTACTACTAATTCACATCCttgagaattaaaattttgtCATTATAACATAAGTTGAAACCTTGCTGTTCTCACCAGAAATTGATAAGGTAAAGTTTAGaggtttttttctcaattatacCTCTTCTGCATCCTTAAGATAAAGAGAAGCAACGACAACTTCGACTACATTCTGCCCTTCAAAATCAGTATTCAGACATGCCTTGTACCATTCACGAGATGAAGTGTTTTCATTTGATGTTAAAAGCTCAACAGCTGGTCGACAGACGCGGCCTGCACCAATAATTAGAACAGCGGCCTTCCTTTTTGTATCATTTCCCTTATTCATGTCATTCTGCTGGACTTTACCAACCTTCAAGGAAATTCTATTTCCTTCTTTATTTAAAGTTCCATTACTTTCATCTGGATTGGCAAGAGAAGTTAAAGAATCAATAATTTGATTCAGAACTGCCCTATCATGTGCACCAACCTGTCCAAAGCAATAGGAAAACCTGTCATGAGGTTTGAAGAAATCCCATGTTGGCAAAATGCAATGTTTTTTGCTTATGGTTATTAGGTTCAATAAAGTTTCCACTTCAATCTTTAATTATATgagcatataaaaataatcgcTAATTTTCTGAGCATATCAACAAAGAACTAGAACATCAAAAGGCAGCTATCTGTCAAAATTATTCCTGACAAATAAACACAGCTTTGACAGAGGTATTTGCACGATCACAGCTGATCTGTTTCGTGTaagaaatcaaatataattcaaagaTAACTtagagattaaaataaaaaagaactgaaaaacaaacaccaacaagtttaattttatccaaACGTGTGAAGAAATTTCTCTTGCATAAACAGGATCAAACTGAAATAAGGTCTACTCACTTCGAGATCAGAGTATGACATAGCAGTAGCACTTTGACCCACTTGACACTTAACCAGGTGGAAGGAGCCACCAGCAGCTTCGATGATATCTAATGCCtcatttattaggaattgatcAAATAAGTGTCCACTCAGAGATACCTGTCAATTATAATCATAAGAGCAGCCGATCATGCATGAGATGCTGCAAGGAATCCTAGGATTATAAAATGAGTGGCCAATATAATTTCGTGTGGCTTTAATTGAAATGAGTCAATAATCTTTTATCTTTCCAACTACTTCAGCTAAGCTCTTTATTGAGCTGGCATATGAGGCATCACATCACCAAGagttagaaaatagaaaacctTGCTTAAGATGGTCTCTATTGGACTTTTGAATAagtatattttacaagaaaaaaaaaaaggaagccaTTAGAATAGAATACAAGGAAAGTCCATGTCCCGCGTGGGTCCCATGATTTGATTACTCACTATTTTGTGCTAATCTATTTCTTGTTGCTTTCTCTTGGGAAATAGCATTACTCAATTTTCTCTATTATGCCAGCACCCTTGGGAACAATGTTTAGCAGTGTCTACCCATTTCTTTTGGCTATAACCAGAACATGTTGAGAGAGCAGTTCTTTAGTTCCACGAGTTTTGAAAGGAAGTTGGTAAACGGGTGTGATCAGATTTTGATTACTATAATAAGAGAAGCCTTTGCATTTTTGTGCTTCCATCATTTGATATGATGAAAACATTTGCTCCATATTTGCTGATGGAGCTAGGTTTTAAACGATGTAACGTTAACTTGAATCTTTGGCTTCTCTACTTTGTTTTCTCAAAGAAATTTGTACTCATTCTCATTTGCCAGcataaattatgaaaacaaataGCATGATctacaaattatatttaatctgGAATACAAACGCGCAAGCAAAACTGAATAACTTACCAAAATACTGAACTTATACTTGCTAGACTTTAAATTTGTATGACTTTCTGCTATATCTCTGCACATCATGAAAAAGCGTTCATGTTATTACTAACAGAAGACAGCATATACATTCTGAATAGACGCAATAGCTTTCACAGATCTCTTGGATCATTTGAATGCATTACAAATCCAATGACTTGATACTATAGCCAAAGGTTTGCAGAAACCTTGTTGCTggtcaattttatttcattgcCAGGTAAAAGCAGAACTAGTCCTCTAAAACTTAATATTACCCCCGCCTCCTTCCCTTCTTCGACTATATAAGTTTCAAAGGACGAAGGTGGTTTTCAAACTGTGAGGTTTGATCTGTAAATCTATGTGGTGACATCCAAAACTGGTAGGCAGTAATTCACCGCACAAATAAATAATGtcaaagagaaggaaagaaaaaatattatgaaatggaataaaaaagcTTACTCTGAATCAGACTTTCGCATGCGTGGAATGTATTCAAACAAGGGGGCAAGTGCTCCTCCATGGGCTATGCAAGCATTCCTTAGATGTGAAGGTAGCTTAGTAATGTCAGTTGTTGAAGCCAAACTGCCAATAAATTGGGATAGTATGTCTCCGAAATGTTGGGAAGCCTTTCCAAGATTTATTGGTTTGGTACATGTTACCATGAACATTGATTAGATAATGCACGAGTAACCTAGACCTATTGCTAAGAGAAAGAACAATTACAAGCTTAAAGGTTAAGGATTGGAATAACAAACCTCTTTTGCAAACTGTGTAGGAAGAATGTCAATGGATGAAAATATCACACCATCACCCTCCATGCCATGGTGATACGAATCATTTAATGGATCATATCTGACAACAATGATAACCAATCAACACAGGAATAGTAAATAGCAATTGAAAGTTATTGTTGGCCAGGATGCATGTTAGAGCTTCAGCTGGTGAAGGTGTGAAGCAAACTACAAATACTAGAAAAGCAAAATCCAAGCACTCTAAGTGGAATCAGCAGAGACAAGCCACACTGTTTGTCTTTAGGGAGACAGTTGaaagaaaagtttcattttgaGTTTCTGTTAATCATTTGTGACAATTTCCTTCTTAGGTTCCATCATCCTTTGGGGTTGCACTTCTTCCAAAAGCAATTTTTAAGGGGAGTAAAAGTTGGTTTTTAAAGATGCTCGGTGTATTCATGAATTGAAGGGTTACATGTTattagaaagagagaaaataattaaatgaattaatttatgcACCATCTCTTAATTTCCCCCAAATGGGATGTTAGATTGATGTTATTTAAGATCTTAGTTAAAGCTACGCAAGCAAACAAGCGTAGTAAAACACCTAAACAACTGCCTGCATGATCATCACCATCTCCAATTTCAGTCAAactaaacaaggaaaaaatcaataaagcatAGGACAAGAAAATAGTTGGCATACAATGTATTTCATGAAATACTAGAAGCTAAAAACGTAATACCTCACGAATGGTGAGTCAATTGATGTGGTTTGGTTAATGAACTCTAATGAGCCCTCAA encodes:
- the LOC18100258 gene encoding alpha-aminoadipic semialdehyde synthase isoform X1 translates to MIALFRKNREEGTYTMLGNGVVGILSESVNKWERRTPLTPSHCARLLHSGKDKTGVARIIVQPSTKRIHHDAMYEDVGCEISDDLSECGLIVGIKQPKLDMILHDRAYAFFSHTHKAQKENMPLLDKVLAQRVSLYDYELIVGDHGKRLLAFGKFAGRAGFIDFLGGLGKRYLSLGYSTPFLSLGEAYMYSSLAAATAAVISVGEEIATFGLPSGICPLVFIFTGSGNGNVSHGAQEIFKLLPHTFVDPSRLPELFAQGRDVIPPEKASKRVFQVYGCVVTCQDMVEHLDSSKTFDKTDYYAHPEHYKPIFHEKIAPYASVIVNCMYWEKRFPRLLSTQQLQDLTRRGCPLIGIADITCDIEGSLEFINQTTSIDSPFVRYDPLNDSYHHGMEGDGVIFSSIDILPTQFAKEASQHFGDILSQFIGSLASTTDITKLPSHLRNACIAHGGALAPLFEYIPRMRKSDSEDIAESHTNLKSSKYKFSILVSLSGHLFDQFLINEALDIIEAAGGSFHLVKCQVGQSATAMSYSDLEVGAHDRAVLNQIIDSLTSLANPDESNGTLNKEGNRISLKVGKVQQNDMNKGNDTKRKAAVLIIGAGRVCRPAVELLTSNENTSSREWYKACLNTDFEGQNVVEVVVASLYLKDAEEIIDGIPNASAVQLDVKDDESLCKYISQVEVVVSLLPPSCHVIIANACIKLKKHLVTASYVDDSMSFLHEEAKAADITILGEMGLDPGIDHMMAMKMINNVRVRKGRIKSFTSYCGGLPSPAAANNPLAYKFSWSPAGAIRSGRNPATYKNHGEIVHVDGEKLYDSAFRYRIPNFPAFALECLPNRNSLVYGKLYGIEDEASTIFRGTLRYEGFGEIMGTLASIGLFNTESHLVLRHGQRPSFKRFLCELLNIVSEIPDGVPLGEKHISERIVALGHCKEQGTAVRTARTIIYLGLHEQTEIPVSCQSAFDVTCYRMEERLAYSSTEQDMVLLHHEMEVEFPDSQATENHKGTLLEFGRTGNGKTTTAMALTVGIPVAIGALLLLENKINTRGVLRPFEPEVYVPALDILQAYGIKVMEKVE